The following nucleotide sequence is from Oryzias melastigma strain HK-1 linkage group LG3, ASM292280v2, whole genome shotgun sequence.
gaaaacagaaaatgagtTTATCCCTAAACTATTTTGATACTTGAGTTTAAAACCACAGTCAAAGAAAATAACGTGTAAATCCAAGTTGATTTCCATTTCACAGCCCAGCAGTGATGCATGTTGATGGAAGTTACTGTAAAAGCAGGTAGTGATACATTTGTTACAATCTAGTTCACGACttcttaaaactaaaacaatttaagagaaatgttacagatttttttttccattttataaaACGCATCACCCATGTTTGGAGGCATTACAAAGACTTAGATTAAAATTTGAGTCCAGTAATGCTGAGATCCAGTCTTGTGTGCTGCTTTAAAGttccaaatttgtttttttgttcaaattaaagTCCTTTGTTCACTGATTGGTATTAGAAGAAATCCTGATGTTTGCAATTTAATCAAATGATTAGCTTTGATCACACAGGTGAAAAAGGCCCACCAGACTTCAGTACTTCAAATTTTACCAACTGAAAACTGAGAACACCACTTGCTAACAGCAAAAATTCTTTCTAGATAATTCAGCGTTGATATAACAGTAAAATTCCACAGCTTACATGTTCCTCACAGAAAAGCTTTGAGGTTCCCTCCATTTAACTCAAAGGTCATGAGGCTGTCTGACTGCTATCAAGATAGCTTAGCAGTCCTTTGATTAAATGGAAAAAGCGAGGCAAACAAGACATCTGTTAGGAAATCCGTGCCAAGATTACCCAGCCTCATTTCACACGGAGTCATAGCAACAAATGATATAATTAAGACCAAAGTAATACTGTCCAAGCCTTTTTCCTCATGCAACCTTTTTTCCATAACAGGAGAGCATGAAGGAAAGGATACTGTTGCATGCTAATGCTGTGCATTGCTTGGTGGACAAATGAAgtcctaaaacaaaaacaaattcatttgaagtttatttttaaaactaactttttttcagcttccccGTTTTATAGACTTGTTAGAGCCACGTTCATGTACTGAAGGGCTGGatttaaacaacacaaagtGGTTATTAGGgatgaagatggaaaaacggtggataattataatgaaaaaaatgctacagaaACTCAGACAAACAAAAGTCTAGTAAATATTATACTTTTGAAGGTTTTGAgaaaggttttcatttttttggctccatttagtgtaaaaaaatcGGATTATTTCCTTAATATTTAGGGATTGATTGACTGCCTTCAGCAGCATTTCTATCAGCCATTATGACTTACTTCAATTCGCTATTATTCGGCGTGCTCTCATTCGTTTTTTTCCATTACATTTGAGTACCACTTCAGTGTGGTTGGGCTCATTGTACAAAAGCAGGCAAATTGCAAACAGCCACCTCCATCTCCTGCTGACTCTGACAATGAGGTCAAGTGCAGGCCACCGGTCCTGCCATCAGGACCGGTGGCCTAATGGGAGCTCAGTTGGAACCGCTTGCAAGAACATACTATAAATCAGGACCTCAGCATGGTACGCCACCTAGTGGAAACACTTATAACTCAATTGGATCcaactgtaatggaaatttgTCGGTGGGGTTTTTAATAATGATTCCATCAATGGAGTATGTGAAGGTACCTATTTGACTTCtgttaaaaatacatctttatatTTCACTTGGTCTATTCTGTTCGTGTTTTATCTCAGTTAGAGAAAACTGTATGGAGTGATAGATAAAAGGCAGTAGAAGTAAACCAGAAGCTCTTAAGGGAATGCACTCATTTTCATCATGTTTATCTTGAAgctcaaagattttttttttccttttgccaCAGCAATGCAGACTCAGTGGAGACTAAGAAATACAGGTCACCCTATCAAGATGACACAGGCTTTTGTGATCAGTGCCGAAGCACTCTCTGGTGCAACTGCGGAGACGGCGTGCtgtttgcaatatttttttgttcagggTGAAAGTTTTCTTctcaaatgtaacatttaacaGTCATTGGTAAAACTATACCTGAGATTATCTGCGCCTAAATGCAGCTCTGAAATGATTCTCATTTCTCTGCGTTGTTTCTTTCCCACGCTCCAAAGCTTCTCAGCCTACCGAGTATTAAGTCtgtgtttttagaaatattttggaGCTCTGTGCATGGGCCAAAATCCTGGATGCAGTATGCAAGATGGATTTGTCAGTCATCCAAAATAAATGCACCCCCAGCTCTATTGTTGTTGTACACTGTGTGTCTTATCTTAATAATCTGTCAAAATCCTCTAAACTAAGAGAGGAGTGATGACGTTTGGGCGTGGAtgtgtgttttcctttttctttttggaagaTTCTTgtgatgacagaaaaaaaatctaccactTTATGGGACAAAATAAGTGTGAGTGACAGTTTCAATCCGCCCTTGTCCAGAGAACTTCAATCACTCAATTTCTCTGGGCAGTATGCTTCCAATCCCGACAAACAGCTGGCCTGGCATTTAGAACACATGGGGATTAGAGGGTTGATTTAGTTAGAGGCTCAATCCAAAGTGAGACCACAGAACCACTTATGCTGCCACATTCACCACTCTggctttttaaaggaaattctaCTTCATTTTGCATTGCTTTCAATAATAATCAGCCAAATGAGACATTTGTGAAATACCTGTCAGGACTTTGAAACATTCCAAAAAATTAATCGATGGGTGTTTAATCTATGATGTTTTGATAAagattttgaaagtaaaaaaaaaaaaattaaattaacaagCAAATCTTCATTATATGAagacatttatacatttaaatggaaTGATCTGgtatgttgtttttctgtaatgCTTTTAACTACTGCGGGATTAAAATAATCTCTTGGCTCTGGATATTTTACATGCTGCCCTGTCCCTCGTGCCATCATAAGCTCTGTTGATCATCATATGCTTTCACTCAGCCACTGGAATACAAGGTATGCAGTTGCTTTTACCAAGATGGGTGTGTGCAGAAAGTGCAGGTGTGTTTTCAGTGACGTTTAATCccaaacacaaaagagaaaGCCGAAGATTTCCAGCTGGCAATCGACTCTCATTGGACCGTTTGGGAGGCTGATTTGCATATGGTGGGAGTGTCCTAACCCCGCACTGGGATGAATGACTTGTTGAAGTCAGACAGAAACAAGGCAGAGCACTCAGCAGAGGTCTGCGCtgttcaaaactcaaaatgctAGGATTACttgtgctgcagctgctcctgctATAGGTGGAAGGCACTGGAATAGGACTAAAACATGTTCAACAGCAAAGGCTCTGCTTATAGCAAAAGAGGGAGAACATGGGTAAgtctttttgtcatttgtctTAGACGTGTAACTTAAAGTGACATATCTAAAAACCCTGTGTATCATATTGCAAATCCTTTTAGGTACTATTAAGAGGTTTGTGAGAAGGCCCTGTTGTTTTGCATTGTTTgctgtaatttttatttcttttcaacaaaactgtaaagctaaaaaatgttctaaGCACTGTTTTTACATAACTCATAGTCAAATCActacttcaaaaaaaaaaaaaaaactcaagaaatgaTATtcaaagattacaaaaaaatcatacatcATAGATGATTGTACAAGTTTTTGTTGACTATCTGGCTATAAACTAAACTATTTCAATTGTGTATTACAGGGATTCTGCATCTTTCTGCTGTTTACCTCCCCCCTCAGCTGTTCCGCAAATTTCAGTCAAGCAAAGGAGCTcatctataaaataaaagagggaTTACCCAAGGGGAGCTTCATAGGGGCTATTGGACGAGATTTAAATCTGAATTTCACTGTTGAGCCCCCCTTTTCATTCAATCTCCCGCAGAAGAAGGTCAGTGATCAGTATGTGAAACTAAATAATTCCACCGGGGAACTTTACACATCTGCTACAGAGATCGACAGGGAAACCCTCTGTCCTGACAACTCTGTGAGGCGGGGTTGTGACCTCTCCCTGGACGTGATAGTCCTGCCTCAGCAGTATTTCCAGCTCATCAAAGTTAAGATCTTGATTGAGGACGTGAATGACAACAGGCCAAAGTTCCCCACGGATGAGATCTCCATGTTCATCCCAGAAAACTCTCCAATCAATGCTCGTTACACAGTGGAGCAGTCTGCGGTCGACCCGGACCTGGGCACTTATGGAGTACAGACCTACTGGCTGGTGAATGACTTCGGCTTATTCACGCTGGATGTTGAGGAGAACGAGGGAGGAGAACTGACGCCGTTTCTCATCGTGACTGAGGATTTGGACAGAGAGGTGCAGGACGAGTACATCACGGATATCATCGCAGAGGATGGAGGAACTCCTCCCTTACTCGGTGCAGCTACTTTAAAGATCATTATCACAGATGTGAATGATAACTGCCCTCATTTCACTGAGTCACAAATTAATGTCACCCTCCATGGAAATTCTACCAAAGGGGCACATTTGGCACGCCTGCATGCTTTTGACCCCGACCTGGGTTCTAATGCCCTGATCAGCTACACTTATAGCGAGCGCGTGCCAAGGACCACCAGGTCATTGTTTCAATTAGACAAAACCACAGGGCTAATCAAGCTTGCTGGAAAAATAGACTCTGGCACGCatactttttataaactcacCGTTCTGGCAAATGGACCTGGGTGTATCCCTGCGGTTGCAACCGTTACTGTCCATGTCATCAAAGTCATTACTGGACCCCCTGCTGTAATATCTCGTTACATTGCACAAGAAAAAGATGGAGTTGTGACACTGAAGGAGTCCGAGCCAGCGTTTTCCCCCATCGCtttctttacagtaaaaaacatGGATCTAAACCAAAAGGTGAACTGCTATTTGGAGGGATTTGGACCCTTCAGGATTGTTCCTTATCAGCTGCTAAAGAATGAGTATCTGCTGGAAACTACAGAGCCTCTGGACTATGAGAAAACACAGGATTATGAGCTGATTGTGGTTGCTAACAACACACATGGCGTTGTCATAAAGACCTTTCTTAAGGTGCAGATTTTGGATGAGAATGACAATGCACCAGTGTTTCAGCAGGCCTTGGTGGAAATATCGATTGAGGAAAACAATCTCCCTAACAGTTTTTTAACCCAGCTCCAAGCCACAGACCAGGACAGTGGAAGTAGAGGGCAAGTTATGTACCTTCTTGGTGGTGATGCTCCAGGGGTTTTTGTCGTGGATCAAGTTACAGGTGTCCTAACAGTGGCCACGTCGCTTGATCGGGAAGAAAAGGAGAAGTATCGATTTATAGTAAGAGCGATAGATCACGGGACGCCTCGAAGGGAGTCAATTGCTACGGTTGTGGTGACTGTGTTGGACCGCAATGACAACAGTCCACGTTTCATCAACAAGGACTTCACATTCTTTGTTCCTGAGAACTTTCCAGGATACGGTGAGATTGGTGTTCTTTCTGTAACTGATGCTGATGCTGCAGAAAACGGCTGGGTAGCTTTGTCCATACTCAATGGCAGTGATATCTTCTTGATCGACACGGGCAGAGGGGCTTTGAGAGCAAAGACGTCCCTGGACCGGGAGCAGCAAGGGACATACCAGTTGTGGATTGAGGCCGTGGATGGAGGAAAGCCTGCACTCTCCTCTGTCACTATGGTGACTGTTCTGTTGTTAGATGTGAATGACAATCCACCAGTTGTCCTCTTCCCTCAGTCCAATCAGTCTTACCTGCTAGTTCTGCCCAACACAGAACCAGGCACATCAATCACAGAGGTTTACGCTGTGGATAAGGACACCGGCATGAACGCTGTGATTGCCTACAGCATCATTAAAAGGAAAGGTGGTGAGCCGGGGTCGTTTGCTATTGACCCAGAAACTGGAAATATAACTTTACAGAGGGAGCTCAGCATCAGAGGCCTTTACAGCCTTCTGGTAAAGGTCAGCGATCACGGCCAGCCTGAACCTCTCTATTCTACAGTCATGGTCAACTTCTTTGTCAATGAAACTGTGTGCAATGAGAGTTATGTCCAAAGTTTGCTGACCAGAGAGGCTGACATAGAAGTGGAGGAAAAGCCTTGGTATATTGGCCAGATGACAGACGGACCCGAGAGGTATGAGATGTTCCCGTGCCGACCTGTCCTCATCGCCCTCTCGGTGACTTGTTTGGGCCTGTTTTCTTTGGTTGTCACTCTACTGACTTATATATGCTACAAGAAGTTTAAAAAGATTCGAAAAAAAGAATGTGAAGTGGAAATAcctttgaaaactaaaaatgactCCGCAAAAGCTGTCAACAGAAAACTCAGGCAGGTCTCAAACATCTGATATTCAGTTGTTCgtttatccaaaaaaataaaaataaaacactaatgtTTACATGAATGTTTACAAAACCAGTGAAAGAACATAATTTCTACACAAAGTGtctcttttttgcttttacatgTGAATATTATAGCAGCATTATACTAGTGATGTGGCACTGCCATTGAAAAAAGACACACAGGCCCACtcttttgtttagattttataGTATTTATGAGTTATGGCACTTGGTTCAAATGTAATGTCAGAGAATTATTGCAATTATGAAAAATCTCAGACTAAAAGCAATATTACAATgcaataaatgcaatttattaaTGCTCATAGAGGTCCTatgtaaataatgtaaaaattgttttattgcaaGTATTTGCATTAGCATGAAAATGATATTAAAACTCATGGAAGCAGTAAAAGTTCTTCTCAATACCATCTCTTTACATCACATATAGATGAAGAAAGACTGTGGgaaagttttccatttttaaacct
It contains:
- the LOC112160414 gene encoding protocadherin-20, which translates into the protein MFNSKGSAYSKRGRTWGFCIFLLFTSPLSCSANFSQAKELIYKIKEGLPKGSFIGAIGRDLNLNFTVEPPFSFNLPQKKVSDQYVKLNNSTGELYTSATEIDRETLCPDNSVRRGCDLSLDVIVLPQQYFQLIKVKILIEDVNDNRPKFPTDEISMFIPENSPINARYTVEQSAVDPDLGTYGVQTYWLVNDFGLFTLDVEENEGGELTPFLIVTEDLDREVQDEYITDIIAEDGGTPPLLGAATLKIIITDVNDNCPHFTESQINVTLHGNSTKGAHLARLHAFDPDLGSNALISYTYSERVPRTTRSLFQLDKTTGLIKLAGKIDSGTHTFYKLTVLANGPGCIPAVATVTVHVIKVITGPPAVISRYIAQEKDGVVTLKESEPAFSPIAFFTVKNMDLNQKVNCYLEGFGPFRIVPYQLLKNEYLLETTEPLDYEKTQDYELIVVANNTHGVVIKTFLKVQILDENDNAPVFQQALVEISIEENNLPNSFLTQLQATDQDSGSRGQVMYLLGGDAPGVFVVDQVTGVLTVATSLDREEKEKYRFIVRAIDHGTPRRESIATVVVTVLDRNDNSPRFINKDFTFFVPENFPGYGEIGVLSVTDADAAENGWVALSILNGSDIFLIDTGRGALRAKTSLDREQQGTYQLWIEAVDGGKPALSSVTMVTVLLLDVNDNPPVVLFPQSNQSYLLVLPNTEPGTSITEVYAVDKDTGMNAVIAYSIIKRKGGEPGSFAIDPETGNITLQRELSIRGLYSLLVKVSDHGQPEPLYSTVMVNFFVNETVCNESYVQSLLTREADIEVEEKPWYIGQMTDGPERYEMFPCRPVLIALSVTCLGLFSLVVTLLTYICYKKFKKIRKKECEVEIPLKTKNDSAKAVNRKLRQVSNI